A window of Sphingobacterium kitahiroshimense genomic DNA:
TTGAGAAATAATGTCCCTTTAGTATATGAATTGATCTGCTTAAAACTTCATTAACAGCAAAAGTGCTCTCCTTGAGAAACTGAATCATCGAAATAAAAATAAATTACACAAAGATGAAATAATTTTTGGTTATCAACAATTTAACAACTCAATATTTCATCTTTTTTTACACACAAAAGATAGCAAAACAAAAAAGCCTTCTCAAATAATATTCTGAGAAGGCTTTAGTTATAGGTACACCTCTATTTAAAGTCCTTTGGAACCGGTTTTTCTAATAAATACTGATAGTAAAAACGTACACGTTCTTTAAAATCATATGCATTTTTAGATCTTTCAAATCCGTGACGACTACCCGGATAAATCATCAACTCGAAAGGTACAGAACGATCGGTCAAAGCATCAACCAATTGCATGGTATTTTGCAAATGAACATTATCGTCCATATCGCCATGCATAATTCTCAAAACACCTTTGTAATTATCCGTATAAGTTAAGACAGAACCATTTTTATATCCCTCTGCATTATCTTGTGGCGTATCCATCCAACGCTCTGTGTAATGGGTATCATACAACTCCCATGATGTCACAGGAGCACCAGCTATCCCAAAATCAAAAACATCTGCGGCTTTAGTCATTGCTAAACATGTCATATAACCGCCATAACTATGACCAGTAATCAAAAATTTATTTTTAGCTACCCAAGGTTTTGCTTTAAACCATTTCGCAACAGTAGAATAATCTATAATTTCCCAGTGCCCCAGATTACGATGCATAAGTGCTACGCCCTGTTTTCCAAATTGTCCAGATGCACGATGATCAGCCGACACTTGAATAACGCCCTCATTAGCCCAATATTGACTTCTTGTACCTTTCCATGTATCTTTCACAGTACCTGCGTCAGGACCACCATATATACTGAAAATAACAGGGTATTCTTTCGCTTCATCAAAATCCGTCGGATAAGTCACGACAACAGGTAAATCATACTGTCCATCATCAGACTTTATAGTAAAGTATTTTGTCTCACCAAATTTATAGGTATTAAAATCCGATGCTCTACTATCGGCCAGTTCTTTTACAATTTTACCCTTATTGTCAACTAGTGCTACCTTATTAGGTGTGCTTACGTTAGAATAATTAGTTATGAAATAATGTCCGTCAGGAGATACTTTTACATCATGCGAATAATCACCAAATGTCAGTCTTTTCATATTCTTACCTGAAAAGTCAACACGATATAGATCATAACGTGCCGAATTCTCTTTACGCGCCATGAAGTAAACTACTTTTGCCTTCTCATCGATATACTCTAATGAAGTCACCTGCCAATCACCCGATGTAATTGGATTTAATAACTTACCATCTAAAGTATAAAGATAATAATGAGCCCAGCCTGTCTTATCTGATTTTAATATATAGTGTTTGTTATCGGCCAGATAGGTGATACGCTCTTCATGATCTAAATTAATCCACGAAGATTGTTTTTCATCATAAATTTCTTTCTTAGCTCCAGAGTTAGGATCAACTTGATAAAATTTCAAATTATTCTGATCACGATTCATCCATTGAACCATGATGTTTTTACTATCAAAACTCCAATAAGGTTGGCCAAAATATTGATCATCCTTTTCGTTAAAATCAGACCAGGTCACTTCTCCACCAGTAGCATTTACAAAACCGACCTTAACTTCTGGATTTGGATCTCCAGCTTTAGGATAACGGGTTTCTTCTAGATAACCGTGTTGACCTTTCGACACATAAATTGGAAACATAGGCACCTTTGTATCATCAAAGCGCATAAAAGCTAACTTCTTACTATCTGGCGACCACCAAAAAGCTTTATAATTAGTTGATCTACCTAAGATCTCCTCATAATACACCCACGATGACCAACCATTGTAGATAACATCTGTACCATCGGTAGTATAACGAATTTCCTTGCCTGTCGTTAAATCAATCGCATACAAATCACTTTTACGTGTAAAAGCAACAAGTTTACCATCTGGTGAAAGTGTTGGGTTTTGCTCTGCAACATCAGGAGAACTTGTCAGTTGCTTAGCTGCTTGACTACCGTCCTGAATAAAAATATCATTTTTTGAAACGTATACTTTGACAGATGATTTGGCAGGAACGACATATAATTCACGTTTCCCACTTTTCAAATCAATTTGATACGTTTTACCATCTTTCGCATCACGTTCTAGATAAGCGACACTGTTTGCCCAACCAGGGTAGAAGTTGACATTTTGTGTTAATGAATTTCGATTTCCCCAAGATTGATCAAAATCCAATCGTTTTTGTTGCGCCTGAACTGTAGATTCTGATACCAGAATAAAAGCCGTAAGACTCAGCGCGGTAATTAATTTACTCATTTAAATATGAAGATTATCTAAGTTTGAGCACTAATATAGGAAATTGCCCCTATTTACAAGAAATTTAAGTTGTAACAAGGTGATTAGACAACTCGAATTTAATTAATCATCAAACAGAGACAATTGATAACCCTCGAAACGGTCATTACTTTCATCTCTAAAATTTGAAATCGAAATCCCCATTAACCGGACCTTTTTATCAAACTCCAGTTTTAGAAGTAATGAAAGTGCAATTTGATACATATCTTCTTGATGTTTAAAAATCTCCAAGATAGAGATACTTCTTGTCAACACCGTAAAATCTGCAAATTTTACTTTTAACGTCAAAGTTCTCCCCCATTTACCACCTTTTTCAAGTCGTGTATAAAGTCGTGAATTTAAGTCTTCCAAAATTGATTTTAATTCTTCTAACTGTCCAATATCACTAGGAAAAGTATCTTCAATACCAATAGATTTACGAATACGATTTGGTACAACTGCTCGATTGTCAATACCTCTCACAATTTGATAAAAAAAATCTCCCGATTTACCAAACCATCGCATCAAATCTACATGTGATTGCTTTTTTAGATCAAGACCTTTAAAAATACCCAAAGAGCGCATTTTATTTGCCGTTACTTTTCCAACTCCAAAAAATTTTTCAACAGGTAGCTCCTCCATAAAAGTTACAATCTTTGAAGGGCCTATAAAAGTTAAACCATCAGGTTTATTCATATCAGAAGCTATCTTTGCCACGAATTTATTAACCGACACCCCAGCAGACACGGTCAAATTAAGTTCGTCTTTTATTTCACGTTTAATTCTCTTAGCAATCTCTAGAGCCGACCCAATATGTTGTTTATCATCCGATACATCTAAAAACGCCTCATCCAAAGATAGCGGTTCAACCAAATCAGTATAACGATAAAAAATGGAACGAATATGATCGGACACCTGTTTGTAAACATCAAATCTAGGACGAGTAAAAATTAAGTGGGGACATAATTTTATAGCTTGTATAGATGACATAGCCGACTTAACACCATATTTTCTCGCCTCATAACTAGCAGTGGCTACAACACCACGTCCATCAGGAGATCCACCAACGGCGATAGGCTTACCCCGTAATTCTTCAAAATCGCGTTGATCAACAGAAGCAAAAAATGCATCCATATCTAAATGAATTATTTTCCTCTTCTTATTTAATATTGTATCATCCATCGTTTTTCAAAAAACAAATTTAGATAATATTATACAGAGAAGTCTCAACATTTACTATTTTGAATTCATCATTACCTAATTCAAAAAAATAAATACGCAGATAAAGGATTGACTATATTCAGAATAACCGACTCCTTCCAGCAAATAAATGCATTACTACATAATTACATTTTTAGACAACCAAAACCAGTAATAATTAAGGAATTATAAATACCTATATAAAAAAAGATGGCCTAAAAATTGATTTAAGTATAAACGAAACTTTATTGTTCATCTAAACAATTTTACTTAAGTTTATTATATAATTAAACTCAGATATGACTAATTCTACAGATACGCAACAAAAAAAAGGAGGTTTTAAAAAATTTTTATTTATCACCATCTTAGTTATTTTAGCAATTGGAGCTAGCATAACATATTATAAATATTACTTCGTTTTTGGAGAAGGTGTTAAATCAGGATATTTAAATTATGCTGTCAAAAAAGGAAATGTTTTCAAAACGTATGAAGGTAAACTTATTCAAGAGGGTTTTGGACAGATGAAAGCTGGTGGTGTAGCAAGCAATCAATTTGAATTTTCAATTGAAGACGATACCGTTTTTAAACAACTCGAATCAAATAGTGGGAAAGTACTTTGATCTGCATTATAAGGAATATCATGGAGCATTACCTTGGCGAGGAAATACGGTCTATATCGTAGATAAAGTAATCAGTATGAAATAAAAGAAGCACTGTTTTGTAAACAGTGCTTCTTTTATTATAACCGTATATTCAAAAGTTATTAAAAAGGCGCATCGTCCGGCATGTCATTCATACGTGAAGGCATTGTAATACCACCAGTCATCCCTCCCATATCACTACCACTAAACATAGCCGAAGGATTCATTGCTGGAGAACTGAATGATGTTGGATTATTAAAACCATCCGCCGCACCAACACCTGTAAATTCATCTTCCAAATCAACAAACTTTACATATTTACCAATAAAACGAAGTGGCACAATACCCGTTTCACCATTACGGTGCTTAGCAATAATAACTTCTCCTACCCCTGCAGTTGAACGGCCTTCTTCATCTTCGGTCATACCGTAATATTCAGGACGGTATAAAAACAATACCATATCTGCATCTTGCTCAATAGATCCGGATTCACGTAAATCAGAAAGCATAGGACGCTTTGAATTCCCTGGACGAGACTCTACTGCACGGCTTAATTGTGAAAGGGCCAATACCGGAACATTTAACTCTTTTGCAACAGATTTCAATGCCCTTGAGATACTACCGATTTCCTGCTCACGATTACCACCACCTTTTCCTTCGGCCTTTCCATGCATAAGTTGCAAATAATCGACAATGACCATCTGGATATCATGCTGCGCTTTTAAACGTCGGCACTTGGCTCTAAATTCAAATACGTTTAATGCTGGTGTATCGTCAATAATTAAAGGTGCTTCAGTCAACCTTCCAATTCTAGAATGCAGTTGCTGCCATTCATGATCAGCCAGATTACCTTTCTTCAACTTCTCCTGTTCAATTTCTGTTTCTCCAGCTATCAAACGATTAACCAATTGCACCGAAGACATCTCAAGAGAGAAAACGGCTACAGGTTTATTATGATCTACAGCAGCATTACGTGCTACAGATAAAACAAAGGCTGTTTTTCCCATCGCAGGACGAGCCGCAATAATTACTAAATCTGAAGGTTGCCATCCGGAGGTCATACGATCTAATGCTGTTAAACCAGAAGGAACACCTGTTAATCCATCTGTACGATCACGCAACAATTCCAAATTTGATATTGCTTCACGCATGATATCATCCATTTTCCTAGAATCTCTTCTTAAATTATTCTGGGCAATATCAAATAAACTCTTCTCTGCATGATCCAAAAGATCAAATATATCCGAAGTTTCATCATAGGCACTATTAATAATCTCTGTTGAAACTTTGATTAATTCACGTTGAATATATTTTTGCGAAATAATACGCGCATGAAATTCGATATTAGCTGCAGAAACAACACGATCAGTTAATTGTGTTATATAATATGCTCCACCAACCATTTCCAGAGCTCCCATTTTTCGAAGCTCAGCAGTAACAGTTAATAAGTCAATAGGAGATGATTTCTGAAATAAGCTAAAAATAGATTCGAAAATTTTCTGATGAGCGTCTTTGTAAAAAGATTCTGGCTTAAGAATATCAATAACTTCACTTAAGGCATTTTTCTCCAACATCAGAGCTCCTAAAACCGCCTCTTCCAAATCTAAAGCCTGTGGAGGAAGTTTACCTAATCCACTGACTAAATTATTGAGTTTGGTTCTACGCTCTCCGAAATTGGTCTTCTTACCAGTTCCAGTATTACTATCTTCAAAATTATTATCGTTACTCATCTTATATGATATCCAAAAACTTGTGCATGTACGCTAAAAAACTGATAGCGGATAGCAAATGTAAAAAAAATAAGGTAGACATTTTTCAAGAGTTGTACACAGTCAAATTAGTTGTGAAAACAATCACCCCAAAAGCTTTTGATAAACATTGATTTACAACTCAAGTTTTCCACATTTGATGTTGAAAAAAATGTTGATAATAAAAAACAGCATCTAATTAACAAGACATTAAGCAACTGTTAACAACTTCCACCAATGTTAATAAAGTTACGCTATTTATCGCAACAATAGCGCAATCAAAAAAATAATAAATAATTAAAAATGTATTCAAATCGTCACGCTGAATAAAGTATTTGCAAGAAAATTTTGCTATTTTGATTTTTCCTTTTCGATCATATTAAAGCTCAATCAGAATATTGTATCTTTGCTACTATGACAAATGAAGCATCATCATTAAAACCATACAAGGACGCAAAAGACGGTAAAAAAGAGCAAGTTGCAGATATGTTTAACAACATATCCAAAACTTATGACTTTTTAAATCATTTTCTATCCTTAGGCATTGATATCATCTGGCGTAAAAAAGCAATTAATGCTTTAAAATCCATCGCTCCGCAATATATGTTAGATGTAGCAACAGGAACTGGTGATTTCGCGCTGGAATCAATTAAAATATTGAATCCAAAAAAAATAATCGGCGTAGACATTTCGCAAGGTATGCTTGATGTTGCACAGCAAAAGATTAAACAAAAAGGTTTATCTGAGCAATTTGAAGTACAACTTGGTGATTCAGAACAGTTGCAATTTGACGACAACACCTTCGATGCTGTAACGGTTGCATTTGGCGTCCGTAATTTTGAAAATCTAAATCAGGGCTTAGCAGATATCTGTCGTGTATTGAAGCCTGGCGGAAAAGCAATAATATTGGAATTTTCTAATCCTAAAAAATTTCCAATTAAACAATTGTATAATTTTTATTTTAAAAGAATAACCCCAACAATAGGAAAACTCTTCTCAAAAGATTCGAGTGCATACTCGTATCTACCTGAATCTGTAGCTCGATTTCCTGATGGTGAAAAATTCGCGGAAATTACAAAAGCCGTTGGTTTTTCAAACACAATAATTCGCCCCCAGACTTTTGGCGTTTGTACGATATATATTGCCACAAAATAGAGAACCAATTTATTTTATTTTAAAATTAATTCAATGTCAAAAACAGTATTCATTACAGGGGCAAGTTCAGGTATTGGAGAAGCTTGTGCAGAAGTCTTAGCGCGTGAAGGATATAATTTATTACTTTGTGCGCGTCGTTTCCAAAGATTAGAGGAAATTAGGGATAGACTTAATAAACAATATCCACAAATTGCGATCCATATCTTTGAACTTGATGTTCGCAATTATGATGAAGTAAAATCTAAAATTGAGAACTTACCTTCAGAGTGGAAAAATATAAATGTACTTATTAATAATGCAGGATTAAGCCAGGGTTTAGATAGCATCCAAGATGGCGATATCGGCGATTGGGATCGCATGATCGACACAAATGTCAAAGGATTATTATATGTTACAAAAACCGTCATACCGCTATTAGAAAATCAAGAGGGAGCACAACATATTGTCAATTTAGGATCTATAGCCGCTAAAGAGGTGTATCCAAATGGAAATGTCTACTGTGCCAGTAAACATGCAGTAGATGCACTTAATAAAGCAATGAGAATTGACTTACTTCCGAAAGGAATAAAAGTAACCGGCATAAATCCGGGAATGGTAGAAACAGAGTTTTCAGAAGTGCGTTTTAAAGGTGATATCGAGCGTGCAAAAAATGTGTATAACGGAGTTGACGCTTTAACGGGAAAAGATATTGCTGAAACAATATCTTTCGTGATTAGCAGACCCAAGCATGTTAACATCAACGATCTCATTATTATGCCAACCGCACAAGCAACAGGAACGATTGTAAATAGAAAATAATAAAATTCAGTTTAATATGACTTTAGAAGAAAAAATAAATCAAGATATCAAGACCGCAATGATCGCAAAAGATGCGAACAAATTACGTGGCTTACGTGCTGTCAAAGCAGCTATTTTATTAGCAAAAACGGAAAAAGGTCACAGCGAAGAATTGACAGAAGAAACAGAAATTAAAGTTCTTCAAAAATTAGTAAAACAACGTAAAGAATCCGCGGAAATTTACAAAACCCAAAACAGAGATGATCTGTATGCGATCGAAGTTGAAGAGCAAGAAGTAATTGAAGCATACTTACCAAAGCAACTCAGCAGAGAAGAAGTGGAAGCGATAATCAAAGAAATAATCAGCACAACTGGAGCTTCTACAGTAAAAGATATGGGCAAAGTAATGGGTGCTGCTAACCAACAATTAGCAGGAAAAGCCGACGGAAGAACAATTTCCGAGCTTGTAAAAAGTTTACTAGCTTAATTACATATACTTAATATAAAAAGGGCTATAGTAATATAGCTCTTCTTTTTATGGAATTATTTTGGAAATATAAGACATTCTCTGAATTAACAACAGAAGAATTATATCGCATCCTCAAATTACGTGTTGATGTCTTTGTGAATGAGCAACAATGCTTTTATCCAGAATTGGATAATAAAGATGATCAGTGCGCCCATATTTGGGCAGAAATCAATAATGAAATTGTTGTTTATGCCCGAATTGTACCACCAGGTCTATCTTATCCAGAACCGGCAATTGGCCGAGTTGTAACAAACCCATCCTTTAGAGGTAATAATTATGGGAAAGCTCTTATAAATAAATCGCTTACCTGCATATCTGAAAAGTATGGTAGCACAGCGATTCAGATAGGCGCGCAAACCTATCTAAAGAAATTTTATGAAAGCTTCGGATTTGAACAAGTATCCGATGAATACCTGGATTATGGAATCCCACATATTGACATGATAAAACCTTAAACTTACTAATATGAATCATATTGTTATTATTACTGCCGCAATATTAGGTTCTACAGCCATTATGCTGGGTGCCTTTGGTGCACACGCTTTTAAGAAACTA
This region includes:
- a CDS encoding GatB/YqeY domain-containing protein, which produces MTLEEKINQDIKTAMIAKDANKLRGLRAVKAAILLAKTEKGHSEELTEETEIKVLQKLVKQRKESAEIYKTQNRDDLYAIEVEEQEVIEAYLPKQLSREEVEAIIKEIISTTGASTVKDMGKVMGAANQQLAGKADGRTISELVKSLLA
- a CDS encoding GNAT family N-acetyltransferase, giving the protein MELFWKYKTFSELTTEELYRILKLRVDVFVNEQQCFYPELDNKDDQCAHIWAEINNEIVVYARIVPPGLSYPEPAIGRVVTNPSFRGNNYGKALINKSLTCISEKYGSTAIQIGAQTYLKKFYESFGFEQVSDEYLDYGIPHIDMIKP
- the dnaB gene encoding replicative DNA helicase, which codes for MSNDNNFEDSNTGTGKKTNFGERRTKLNNLVSGLGKLPPQALDLEEAVLGALMLEKNALSEVIDILKPESFYKDAHQKIFESIFSLFQKSSPIDLLTVTAELRKMGALEMVGGAYYITQLTDRVVSAANIEFHARIISQKYIQRELIKVSTEIINSAYDETSDIFDLLDHAEKSLFDIAQNNLRRDSRKMDDIMREAISNLELLRDRTDGLTGVPSGLTALDRMTSGWQPSDLVIIAARPAMGKTAFVLSVARNAAVDHNKPVAVFSLEMSSVQLVNRLIAGETEIEQEKLKKGNLADHEWQQLHSRIGRLTEAPLIIDDTPALNVFEFRAKCRRLKAQHDIQMVIVDYLQLMHGKAEGKGGGNREQEIGSISRALKSVAKELNVPVLALSQLSRAVESRPGNSKRPMLSDLRESGSIEQDADMVLFLYRPEYYGMTEDEEGRSTAGVGEVIIAKHRNGETGIVPLRFIGKYVKFVDLEDEFTGVGAADGFNNPTSFSSPAMNPSAMFSGSDMGGMTGGITMPSRMNDMPDDAPF
- the ubiE gene encoding bifunctional demethylmenaquinone methyltransferase/2-methoxy-6-polyprenyl-1,4-benzoquinol methylase UbiE, whose amino-acid sequence is MTNEASSLKPYKDAKDGKKEQVADMFNNISKTYDFLNHFLSLGIDIIWRKKAINALKSIAPQYMLDVATGTGDFALESIKILNPKKIIGVDISQGMLDVAQQKIKQKGLSEQFEVQLGDSEQLQFDDNTFDAVTVAFGVRNFENLNQGLADICRVLKPGGKAIILEFSNPKKFPIKQLYNFYFKRITPTIGKLFSKDSSAYSYLPESVARFPDGEKFAEITKAVGFSNTIIRPQTFGVCTIYIATK
- a CDS encoding SDR family NAD(P)-dependent oxidoreductase; translation: MSKTVFITGASSGIGEACAEVLAREGYNLLLCARRFQRLEEIRDRLNKQYPQIAIHIFELDVRNYDEVKSKIENLPSEWKNINVLINNAGLSQGLDSIQDGDIGDWDRMIDTNVKGLLYVTKTVIPLLENQEGAQHIVNLGSIAAKEVYPNGNVYCASKHAVDALNKAMRIDLLPKGIKVTGINPGMVETEFSEVRFKGDIERAKNVYNGVDALTGKDIAETISFVISRPKHVNINDLIIMPTAQATGTIVNRK
- the dinB gene encoding DNA polymerase IV, with the protein product MDDTILNKKRKIIHLDMDAFFASVDQRDFEELRGKPIAVGGSPDGRGVVATASYEARKYGVKSAMSSIQAIKLCPHLIFTRPRFDVYKQVSDHIRSIFYRYTDLVEPLSLDEAFLDVSDDKQHIGSALEIAKRIKREIKDELNLTVSAGVSVNKFVAKIASDMNKPDGLTFIGPSKIVTFMEELPVEKFFGVGKVTANKMRSLGIFKGLDLKKQSHVDLMRWFGKSGDFFYQIVRGIDNRAVVPNRIRKSIGIEDTFPSDIGQLEELKSILEDLNSRLYTRLEKGGKWGRTLTLKVKFADFTVLTRSISILEIFKHQEDMYQIALSLLLKLEFDKKVRLMGISISNFRDESNDRFEGYQLSLFDD
- a CDS encoding S9 family peptidase is translated as MSKLITALSLTAFILVSESTVQAQQKRLDFDQSWGNRNSLTQNVNFYPGWANSVAYLERDAKDGKTYQIDLKSGKRELYVVPAKSSVKVYVSKNDIFIQDGSQAAKQLTSSPDVAEQNPTLSPDGKLVAFTRKSDLYAIDLTTGKEIRYTTDGTDVIYNGWSSWVYYEEILGRSTNYKAFWWSPDSKKLAFMRFDDTKVPMFPIYVSKGQHGYLEETRYPKAGDPNPEVKVGFVNATGGEVTWSDFNEKDDQYFGQPYWSFDSKNIMVQWMNRDQNNLKFYQVDPNSGAKKEIYDEKQSSWINLDHEERITYLADNKHYILKSDKTGWAHYYLYTLDGKLLNPITSGDWQVTSLEYIDEKAKVVYFMARKENSARYDLYRVDFSGKNMKRLTFGDYSHDVKVSPDGHYFITNYSNVSTPNKVALVDNKGKIVKELADSRASDFNTYKFGETKYFTIKSDDGQYDLPVVVTYPTDFDEAKEYPVIFSIYGGPDAGTVKDTWKGTRSQYWANEGVIQVSADHRASGQFGKQGVALMHRNLGHWEIIDYSTVAKWFKAKPWVAKNKFLITGHSYGGYMTCLAMTKAADVFDFGIAGAPVTSWELYDTHYTERWMDTPQDNAEGYKNGSVLTYTDNYKGVLRIMHGDMDDNVHLQNTMQLVDALTDRSVPFELMIYPGSRHGFERSKNAYDFKERVRFYYQYLLEKPVPKDFK